The Agromyces hippuratus genome has a window encoding:
- a CDS encoding DUF885 family protein, whose protein sequence is MADNDADLARLGTEFWEWRAANSFRTSDDIPRIERPAGWVPRFAPEAVDAQRRELAGFVEQWRATDVSRLPVPDQVDHRLLGSALARVRWELDVLRNWERDAVFLTSQILGPWFDLLLEPSPFGAARQADLVAVLDAVPRAVEQAIANLERAGVAALARVAAAELDGIGSRLADSVSALAAEVDAETAAALAEAQPAASAALTRYAQWLEASVGRLGPEVIVGRDAFVWYLRHVALVATEPDELVRGALQEYRRAVAAETISRNRHRDVPEAPLAHDVTAEIAAEATAEADVRGLYEREGLLSQPESLRRYRFAEYPAYLEPVAFLGVTDDLANERSRERDAVSYVPAPAAELPYFDAANARDPRLGIIHEGAHSQQLALSWGHPRAMRRHYVDSVANEGIAHYNEELMLDVGLFDDAPHSQTTVHNFMRLRALRVVVDVNLATGVFGLDEAIDFFVRLVPMDALTATEETSYYVATPGLAMAYLVGKLEVKRLLADAVVARGDDFSLREFHDSLWLNGNVPVSLQRWELLGDRGDVDVLDAAGDWVETFPG, encoded by the coding sequence ATGGCTGACAACGACGCGGACCTCGCCCGGCTCGGTACCGAGTTCTGGGAGTGGCGCGCCGCCAACTCGTTCCGCACCTCCGACGACATCCCGCGCATCGAGCGCCCCGCCGGCTGGGTGCCGCGGTTCGCCCCCGAGGCCGTCGACGCGCAGCGGCGCGAGCTCGCCGGCTTCGTCGAGCAGTGGCGGGCGACGGATGTCTCGCGGCTGCCGGTCCCCGATCAGGTCGACCACCGACTGCTGGGGTCGGCACTCGCTCGGGTGCGTTGGGAGCTCGACGTGCTCCGCAACTGGGAGCGCGACGCCGTCTTCCTCACGAGCCAGATCCTCGGACCGTGGTTCGACCTGCTGCTCGAACCATCGCCCTTCGGTGCGGCACGGCAGGCCGACCTCGTCGCCGTGCTCGATGCCGTGCCGCGCGCGGTCGAGCAGGCGATCGCGAACCTCGAGCGCGCCGGCGTCGCCGCACTCGCCCGGGTGGCCGCGGCCGAACTCGACGGCATCGGGTCGCGGCTGGCCGATTCGGTCTCGGCGCTCGCCGCCGAGGTCGACGCCGAGACCGCCGCCGCGCTCGCCGAGGCGCAGCCCGCCGCGAGCGCGGCGCTCACCCGGTACGCGCAGTGGCTCGAGGCATCCGTCGGTCGTCTCGGCCCCGAGGTCATCGTGGGCCGCGACGCATTCGTCTGGTACCTGCGGCACGTCGCGCTCGTCGCGACGGAGCCCGACGAGCTCGTGCGCGGCGCCCTGCAGGAGTACCGGCGTGCGGTCGCGGCCGAGACGATCTCGCGCAACCGGCACCGCGACGTGCCCGAAGCACCGCTCGCGCACGACGTGACCGCAGAGATCGCCGCCGAGGCCACCGCCGAGGCCGACGTGCGGGGGCTGTACGAGCGCGAGGGGCTGTTGAGCCAGCCCGAGTCGCTGCGCCGCTACCGCTTCGCGGAATACCCGGCGTATCTCGAGCCCGTCGCCTTCCTCGGCGTGACCGACGACCTCGCGAACGAGCGGTCGCGCGAGCGCGATGCGGTCTCCTACGTGCCGGCGCCGGCGGCCGAGCTCCCGTACTTCGACGCCGCGAACGCCCGCGACCCGCGACTCGGCATCATCCACGAGGGCGCGCACAGCCAGCAGCTCGCACTCTCGTGGGGGCACCCGCGCGCCATGCGCCGGCACTACGTCGACTCGGTCGCCAACGAGGGCATCGCCCATTACAACGAAGAGCTCATGCTCGACGTCGGGCTCTTCGACGATGCGCCGCACTCGCAGACGACGGTGCACAACTTCATGCGGCTGCGCGCGCTGCGGGTGGTCGTCGACGTGAACCTCGCGACCGGCGTCTTCGGCCTCGACGAGGCGATCGACTTCTTCGTCCGGCTCGTGCCGATGGATGCGCTCACGGCCACCGAGGAGACCTCGTACTACGTGGCGACACCGGGCCTCGCGATGGCGTACCTCGTCGGCAAGCTCGAGGTGAAGCGATTGCTCGCCGACGCCGTCGTCGCACGAGGCGACGACTTCTCGCTCCGCGAGTTCCACGACTCGCTGTGGCTGAACGGCAACGTGCCGGTCTCGTTGCAGCGCTGGGAGCTGCTCGGCGACCGCGGCGA
- a CDS encoding BCCT family transporter — protein MSGTPNEPTEHSDPGGHPAPAADAAGRTAHRSLPPVQRWVFWPAAGVVALFVAFALIAPKAAEAMFGAIQAGIVNTFNWYYVLIAAFFVAFCLFVGFSRFGDIKLGRDDDEPEFSLLSWFSLLFAAGMGIGLVFYGVSEPLSHFVAPRPGVVGTPEALAQQALSQTYLHWGVQAWSIYVVVGLGLAYAIHRRRRPISIRWTLEPLLGKRVEGGWGHTIDVIALVGTLFGVATSLGLGVLQISAGLDYAGILEPSALSEVIIILIISVFVLWSVLSGVTKGMKWLSTANLVLAGILVVYVLAVGPTEFLLREFVQSIGNYIQNFIGLSFNVSAFQGTEGEEWQAAWTSFYWGWWISWAPFVGIFIARVSKGRTVRQFVTGVILVPTLIGILWFAVLGGSALAIELADPGALTQPDGSVNVEAALFELLTYLPGTPVLTIGVILLITIFFITSADSGALVMGMIATGGQLNPKRWVRTIFTVITALLAIALLLSGGLKALQTAAIIIALPFSIVMLLICWSTIIAFTRERRAYAKAERAQFIDHIGEHYGLEVEEPLERGLVAGQPKWVRGCADDCVWARMPRRPAAPRRRPSRRRTPCPTRCRPPMSTRSSTTTRWPTPTTPISRSTARTSPAASRSRWRAAGGPAVAWIAWASPARSARPGACRSCRSRRPRPRRSRPGSSPAG, from the coding sequence ATGAGCGGTACGCCGAACGAGCCGACCGAGCACTCCGACCCGGGCGGGCACCCGGCACCGGCAGCGGATGCCGCGGGCAGGACGGCGCACCGGTCGCTCCCGCCCGTGCAGCGCTGGGTCTTCTGGCCGGCCGCGGGCGTCGTCGCCCTGTTCGTCGCGTTCGCGCTCATCGCGCCGAAGGCGGCCGAGGCGATGTTCGGCGCGATCCAGGCGGGCATCGTCAACACCTTCAACTGGTACTACGTGCTCATCGCCGCGTTCTTCGTGGCGTTCTGCCTGTTCGTGGGGTTCAGCCGGTTCGGCGACATCAAGCTCGGCCGCGACGACGACGAGCCCGAGTTCTCGCTGCTCTCGTGGTTCTCGCTGCTCTTCGCCGCGGGCATGGGCATCGGACTCGTGTTCTACGGGGTGAGCGAGCCGCTCAGCCATTTCGTCGCTCCGCGCCCCGGCGTCGTCGGCACCCCCGAGGCGCTCGCGCAGCAGGCCCTCAGCCAGACCTACCTGCACTGGGGCGTGCAGGCCTGGTCGATCTACGTCGTCGTGGGGCTCGGGCTCGCCTACGCGATCCACCGCCGGCGGCGGCCGATCTCGATCAGGTGGACGCTCGAGCCGCTGCTCGGCAAGCGCGTCGAGGGCGGCTGGGGCCACACGATCGACGTCATCGCCCTCGTCGGCACCCTCTTCGGCGTCGCCACCTCGCTCGGCCTCGGCGTGCTGCAGATCAGCGCAGGCCTCGACTACGCGGGCATCCTCGAGCCGAGCGCGCTCAGCGAGGTGATCATCATCCTGATCATCTCGGTCTTCGTGCTGTGGTCGGTGCTCTCGGGGGTCACGAAGGGCATGAAGTGGCTCTCGACCGCGAACCTCGTGCTCGCCGGCATCCTCGTCGTCTACGTGCTGGCAGTGGGCCCGACCGAGTTCCTGCTGCGCGAGTTCGTGCAGTCGATCGGCAACTACATCCAGAACTTCATCGGCCTCTCCTTCAACGTGAGCGCCTTCCAGGGCACCGAGGGCGAGGAGTGGCAGGCCGCGTGGACGTCGTTCTACTGGGGCTGGTGGATCTCGTGGGCGCCGTTCGTCGGCATCTTCATCGCGCGGGTGTCGAAGGGGCGCACCGTGCGCCAGTTCGTCACGGGCGTCATCCTCGTGCCGACGCTCATCGGCATCCTCTGGTTCGCCGTGCTCGGCGGTTCGGCGCTCGCGATCGAGCTCGCCGATCCCGGCGCGCTCACCCAGCCCGACGGCAGCGTGAACGTCGAGGCCGCGCTCTTCGAGCTGCTCACCTACCTCCCCGGCACCCCGGTGCTGACGATCGGCGTGATCCTGCTGATCACGATCTTCTTCATCACCTCGGCCGACTCCGGCGCGCTCGTGATGGGCATGATCGCCACGGGCGGGCAACTGAACCCGAAGCGTTGGGTGCGCACCATCTTCACCGTGATCACGGCGCTGCTCGCGATCGCACTGCTGCTCAGCGGCGGGCTGAAGGCCCTGCAGACCGCGGCGATCATCATCGCCCTGCCGTTCAGCATCGTGATGCTGCTGATCTGCTGGTCGACGATCATCGCCTTCACACGTGAGCGACGCGCGTACGCGAAGGCGGAGCGCGCGCAGTTCATCGACCACATCGGCGAGCACTACGGCCTCGAGGTCGAGGAGCCGCTGGAGCGCGGCCTCGTCGCGGGGCAGCCGAAGTGGGTGCGCGGCTGCGCAGACGACTGCGTCTGGGCACGGATGCCGCGGCGCCCCGCCGCGCCTCGCCGGCGACCCTCGCGGAGGAGAACGCCCTGCCCGACTCGGTGCCGACCGCCGATGTCGACGCGATCGTCGACCACGACCCGCTGGCCGACACCGACGACCCCGATATCCCGGAGCACGGCGAGGACGAGCCCCGCGGCATCCCGCAGTAGGTGGCGCGCCGCGGGAGGGCCGGCAGTAGCGTGGATCGCATGGGCATCACCGGCACGTTCCGCGCGTCCAGGCGCATGCCGATCCTGCAGGTCGCGAAGGCCTCGGCCGCGACGATCGCGGCCTGGCTCATCGCCGGCTGGCTGA
- a CDS encoding FUSC family protein — protein MGITGTFRASRRMPILQVAKASAATIAAWLIAGWLIPGQLPVFAAIAALLVVQPSVNQSFGKAIERSIGVILGVLVATAASLAFGSNSWIILVTIVIAMLVAWALKMTPGTSNQVAISAMLVLALGSSSPEYAVDRIIETLIGAAIGIVVNALIVPPVAVAPARRDLSLLGGELAASLDRLASALESPQTPADLQRLMVEARLMRPMRDAADASIATGEESLTLNPRRSAHRTELGEMRALLERLSPIVTQVIGMTRAFFDHYDTALADEPTVQAIAEQLRRAAHDVRLAVHLADVDPEPLTSAIPALTSPLVITPPKSGHWILIGSLMEDLRRIRDELVEE, from the coding sequence ATGGGCATCACCGGCACGTTCCGCGCGTCCAGGCGCATGCCGATCCTGCAGGTCGCGAAGGCCTCGGCCGCGACGATCGCGGCCTGGCTCATCGCCGGCTGGCTGATCCCGGGGCAGCTGCCCGTGTTCGCCGCGATCGCGGCGCTGCTCGTCGTGCAGCCGAGCGTGAACCAATCGTTCGGCAAGGCGATCGAGCGGTCGATCGGCGTGATCCTCGGCGTGCTCGTCGCCACCGCGGCGTCGCTCGCCTTCGGGTCGAACAGCTGGATCATCCTCGTCACGATCGTCATCGCCATGCTCGTCGCCTGGGCGCTGAAGATGACGCCGGGCACCTCGAACCAGGTCGCGATCAGCGCGATGCTCGTGCTCGCGCTCGGGTCGTCATCGCCCGAGTACGCCGTCGACCGCATCATCGAGACACTGATCGGCGCGGCGATCGGCATCGTCGTCAATGCGCTCATCGTGCCGCCGGTGGCGGTCGCCCCCGCCCGACGCGACCTGTCGCTCCTCGGCGGCGAGCTCGCGGCATCCCTCGACCGGCTCGCGAGCGCCCTCGAGAGCCCGCAGACGCCCGCAGACCTGCAGCGCCTCATGGTCGAGGCGCGACTCATGCGACCGATGCGCGACGCGGCGGATGCCTCGATCGCCACGGGCGAGGAGTCGCTGACGCTGAACCCCCGTCGCTCCGCGCATCGCACCGAGCTCGGTGAGATGCGCGCGCTGCTCGAGCGCCTGAGCCCGATCGTCACCCAGGTGATCGGCATGACCCGGGCCTTCTTCGACCACTACGACACGGCGCTCGCCGACGAACCCACCGTGCAGGCGATCGCCGAACAGCTGCGCCGGGCAGCGCACGACGTGCGGCTCGCCGTGCACCTCGCCGACGTCGACCCCGAGCCGCTCACCTCGGCGATCCCGGCGCTGACGTCACCGCTCGTGATCACCCCGCCGAAGTCCGGCCACTGGATCCTGATCGGATCGCTCATGGAGGACCTGCGCCGCATCCGCGACGAGCTCGTCGAGGAGTAG
- a CDS encoding tryptophan-rich sensory protein codes for MTTPASTTTSTGADLTRQLTVAASALAAVVGSFVGSGAAGGTPIQDAAGGALAADATLVAPGGGAFAIWTLIYLGLVAYAVWQFLPAQRTASRHRRLGYPIAASLLLNAAWILSIQFDLLWLSVPVIVLLLIVLIVAFRVCRTSPPTSNLDAVVTDGTVGLYLGWVCVATVANITAALVAAGFDGWGIPPEAWSVAVVSLAGIVGIALAIWDHGRIAPTLSLGWGLAWVAVARLSDAPESMATGIAAIIAVVALTIATVWARTADHGRASATSRA; via the coding sequence ATGACGACCCCGGCTTCCACGACGACCTCCACCGGCGCCGACCTGACGAGACAGCTGACGGTGGCCGCGAGCGCGCTGGCGGCGGTGGTCGGCTCGTTCGTCGGCTCGGGCGCAGCCGGCGGCACCCCGATACAGGATGCCGCGGGCGGAGCGCTCGCGGCCGATGCCACGCTCGTCGCGCCCGGCGGCGGGGCGTTCGCGATCTGGACGTTGATCTACCTCGGACTCGTCGCATACGCGGTCTGGCAGTTCCTCCCGGCCCAGCGAACGGCGTCGCGCCACCGCCGCCTCGGCTACCCGATCGCCGCCTCGCTGCTGCTCAACGCCGCATGGATCCTGAGCATCCAGTTCGACCTGCTGTGGTTGAGCGTTCCCGTGATCGTGCTGCTGCTGATCGTGCTGATCGTCGCCTTCCGCGTCTGCCGCACCTCGCCGCCGACCTCGAACCTCGACGCCGTCGTCACCGACGGCACGGTCGGCCTCTACCTCGGGTGGGTCTGCGTCGCCACCGTCGCCAACATCACCGCCGCTCTCGTCGCCGCGGGGTTCGACGGCTGGGGCATCCCTCCGGAAGCCTGGTCGGTCGCGGTGGTCTCGCTCGCCGGAATCGTCGGTATCGCCCTCGCGATCTGGGATCACGGACGGATCGCACCGACCCTCTCGCTCGGCTGGGGTCTCGCCTGGGTCGCCGTCGCCCGACTGAGCGACGCCCCGGAGTCGATGGCGACGGGGATCGCGGCGATCATCGCCGTGGTCGCGCTCACGATCGCGACGGTCTGGGCTCGAACAGCAGACCACGGTCGAGCCTCCGCCACGAGTCGAGCGTGA
- a CDS encoding DUF2207 family protein, with the protein MLTAVLILAILPAFLILGLGLVARTVAAQRLKPRVVQYTPERDSTVLRDALLVDADRRAASAALIDLAVKRKVRLLAGEGKREPIGVELVQGAVLTAEETALLEALFGPEHTSTRVRRFSADRRALAGRLKSLLLNTEHALARDGLVAERRVTWPGVTLTVFAYLGMLVEALFLVFTIVSGEWGSLIATLVAIAATIATIFVTPSSWRRFLPAADARREHLAGLRQYIELAEADRLRVLQSPSGADLRTTDAAAPEQSDPVTRFHLHERLLPHAVIFGLERDWIAKLKLEHAELDQTNLDTLGDLVDVTAEIAAAIHAAGSVVELTSAVGDLADGTGTAIGGVFELFNL; encoded by the coding sequence GTGCTGACCGCCGTGCTCATCCTCGCGATCCTTCCCGCGTTCCTCATCCTGGGACTCGGGCTGGTCGCGCGCACGGTCGCCGCCCAGCGCCTGAAGCCGCGCGTGGTGCAGTACACCCCCGAGCGCGATTCGACGGTGCTGCGCGACGCGTTGCTCGTCGATGCCGATCGGCGCGCGGCATCCGCCGCCCTCATCGACCTCGCCGTGAAGCGCAAGGTGCGCCTGCTCGCCGGCGAGGGCAAGCGCGAGCCCATCGGCGTCGAGCTCGTGCAGGGCGCCGTGCTCACCGCCGAGGAGACGGCCCTGCTCGAGGCGCTCTTCGGCCCCGAGCACACGAGCACGCGCGTGCGGCGCTTCTCCGCCGACCGCCGTGCCCTCGCCGGGCGGCTGAAGAGCCTGCTGCTGAACACCGAGCACGCCCTCGCGCGCGACGGCCTGGTCGCCGAACGCCGCGTCACGTGGCCCGGCGTCACCCTGACCGTCTTCGCCTACCTCGGCATGCTCGTCGAGGCGCTGTTCCTCGTCTTCACGATCGTGAGCGGCGAGTGGGGCTCGCTCATCGCGACGCTCGTCGCGATCGCCGCGACGATCGCGACGATCTTCGTGACCCCGTCGTCGTGGCGCAGGTTCCTGCCGGCGGCCGACGCCCGGCGCGAGCACCTCGCCGGACTCCGGCAGTACATCGAACTCGCCGAGGCCGACCGGCTGCGCGTGCTGCAGTCGCCGAGCGGCGCAGACCTGCGCACGACGGATGCCGCGGCGCCCGAGCAGTCCGACCCGGTCACGCGCTTCCACCTGCACGAACGGCTGCTGCCCCACGCGGTGATCTTCGGGCTCGAACGCGACTGGATCGCGAAGCTGAAGCTCGAGCACGCCGAGCTCGACCAGACGAACCTCGACACCCTCGGCGACCTCGTCGACGTCACCGCCGAGATCGCCGCAGCGATCCACGCGGCCGGCAGCGTCGTCGAACTGACCTCGGCCGTCGGCGACCTCGCCGACGGCACGGGCACCGCCATCGGCGGCGTCTTCGAACTGTTCAACCTGTAG
- a CDS encoding alpha/beta hydrolase family protein has product MTIDEQSITVDVDDVPVSAVYARPPAATTTIVVAHGAGAGMEHPFMTGFTRALNADGFATLRFNFPYREAGRKFPDRPPVAIATWRAVMDAAAARAAVAGRPDEPIWASGKSFGGRMASMAVAEGMPAAGLVFLGYPLHAPGKPEKPRDEHLPGITVPMLFLQGRNDPFAKPNEQLDEVVSRVGSNAVIEWVDEANHTFEVKGAKRPAAEIGAGLAAPVAAFVRGSAPVVG; this is encoded by the coding sequence ATGACCATCGACGAGCAGTCCATCACCGTCGACGTCGACGATGTGCCCGTCTCGGCCGTGTACGCCCGCCCGCCGGCCGCGACGACCACGATCGTCGTCGCCCATGGTGCGGGTGCCGGCATGGAGCATCCGTTCATGACGGGCTTCACCCGCGCGCTGAACGCCGACGGCTTCGCGACCCTGCGCTTCAACTTCCCCTACCGCGAGGCCGGGCGGAAGTTCCCCGATCGGCCGCCGGTCGCGATCGCGACCTGGCGAGCGGTGATGGATGCCGCGGCCGCACGCGCCGCCGTCGCCGGGCGCCCCGACGAGCCGATCTGGGCATCGGGCAAGTCGTTCGGCGGGCGCATGGCGTCGATGGCCGTCGCCGAGGGCATGCCCGCCGCGGGCCTCGTCTTCCTCGGCTATCCGCTGCACGCCCCGGGCAAGCCCGAGAAGCCGCGAGACGAGCACCTGCCGGGCATCACCGTGCCGATGCTCTTCCTGCAGGGCCGCAACGACCCGTTCGCGAAGCCCAACGAGCAGCTCGACGAGGTCGTCTCCCGGGTCGGCTCCAACGCCGTGATCGAGTGGGTCGACGAGGCGAACCACACCTTCGAGGTGAAGGGCGCCAAGCGCCCGGCCGCCGAGATCGGGGCGGGGCTCGCCGCGCCCGTCGCGGCGTTCGTGCGCGGTTCCGCACCGGTGGTCGGGTAG
- a CDS encoding group I truncated hemoglobin, which produces MNSLDLQTQPEAQSDYAAVGGAPAVTAVVNRFYELVLGDDRLVKHFEGIEMVRLKRHQVALVSQVMGGPVAYEGRDLRAAHANMGITAEEFGAVAEHLIAALTEAGVPSEIVDRTVTAVAATQPDIVEVSATQE; this is translated from the coding sequence ATGAACTCCCTCGATCTGCAGACGCAACCCGAAGCCCAGAGCGACTACGCAGCCGTCGGAGGTGCACCCGCGGTCACCGCCGTCGTCAACCGGTTCTACGAGCTGGTGCTCGGCGACGACCGACTGGTGAAGCACTTCGAGGGCATCGAGATGGTCCGACTCAAGCGGCACCAGGTCGCGCTCGTCTCCCAGGTCATGGGCGGGCCGGTCGCCTACGAGGGACGCGACCTTCGTGCGGCCCACGCGAACATGGGCATCACGGCGGAGGAGTTCGGCGCCGTCGCCGAGCACCTGATCGCTGCGCTGACCGAGGCCGGTGTTCCGTCCGAGATCGTCGACCGCACCGTGACCGCCGTCGCCGCGACCCAACCCGACATCGTCGAGGTCAGCGCGACGCAAGAGTGA
- a CDS encoding globin domain-containing protein: MDTAALKHTWSLAESLGDEVPLFFYSHLFYTHPELRAMFPVAMATQRDRLVGALGRIVSNVDQLDEVTAFIGQLGRDHRRFEVIAEHYDAVGLSLLTTLQHFLGELWTAELAEDWAGAYGVIATAMVQAAEESELSSPASWAGHVTAVERRSMDVAIVQVRPEPDLPFEPGQSFAVETPYAPRLWRYFSAANAPRQDGTIEFHVQLVPGGQVSGAVVRRLKAGDVLRLGSAVGQELTLDDADRGRDLVMVAGGTGLAPLRAHLERIDLQWQATGDAPRVHLFHGARVPWNLYESRLMQSLTGRPWFSYSPVVSDDPSYPGRKGLVSDAVAEAGVSPGALAMICGSPSMVRHTASRLRELGVPSPDIRFELFATLDEDALRDPQPSPLVEEPMGSAR; this comes from the coding sequence GTGGACACCGCTGCGCTGAAGCACACCTGGTCGCTGGCCGAGTCGCTCGGCGACGAGGTGCCGCTCTTCTTCTACTCGCATCTCTTCTACACGCACCCCGAGCTCCGGGCGATGTTCCCGGTCGCGATGGCCACCCAGCGCGACCGGCTCGTCGGCGCGCTCGGGCGCATCGTGTCCAACGTCGATCAACTCGACGAGGTGACGGCGTTCATCGGGCAGCTCGGCCGTGACCACCGCAGGTTCGAGGTCATCGCCGAGCACTACGACGCGGTCGGCCTCTCCCTGCTCACCACGCTGCAGCACTTCCTCGGCGAGCTCTGGACCGCAGAGCTCGCCGAGGACTGGGCCGGTGCGTACGGCGTCATCGCGACCGCGATGGTGCAGGCCGCCGAGGAGTCGGAACTCAGCAGCCCGGCCTCCTGGGCGGGTCACGTCACCGCGGTCGAGCGCCGCAGCATGGACGTCGCGATCGTGCAGGTGCGACCCGAGCCCGACCTCCCGTTCGAGCCCGGGCAGTCATTCGCCGTCGAGACGCCGTACGCCCCGCGCCTGTGGCGCTACTTCAGCGCCGCCAACGCGCCGCGGCAGGACGGCACGATCGAGTTCCACGTGCAACTGGTGCCGGGCGGGCAGGTCTCGGGCGCCGTGGTGCGGCGACTGAAGGCCGGTGACGTGCTGCGGCTGGGCTCAGCGGTCGGGCAGGAGCTGACGCTCGACGACGCCGACCGCGGTCGAGACCTCGTCATGGTCGCAGGTGGAACCGGCCTGGCCCCGCTCCGTGCGCATCTGGAACGCATCGACCTGCAGTGGCAGGCGACCGGAGACGCCCCGCGCGTGCACCTGTTCCACGGCGCTCGAGTTCCGTGGAACCTGTACGAGAGCCGCCTGATGCAGAGCCTGACCGGTCGGCCATGGTTCAGCTACTCGCCCGTCGTGTCCGACGACCCGAGCTACCCCGGTCGCAAGGGTCTCGTGAGCGACGCGGTCGCCGAGGCCGGCGTCTCCCCCGGCGCCCTCGCGATGATCTGCGGGTCGCCGTCCATGGTGCGCCACACCGCCTCCCGGCTGCGAGAGCTCGGTGTGCCGTCACCCGACATCCGTTTCGAACTGTTCGCCACGCTCGATGAGGACGCACTGCGTGACCCGCAGCCGTCGCCGCTCGTGGAAGAACCGATGGGAAGTGCCCGATGA